In the genome of Kazachstania africana CBS 2517 chromosome 6, complete genome, the window ATGATGGGTAATAATGCTTGTATATATCATCTCATATAGCCTATTTGATTGTCTGACTAAATAGAGCATGATTGCCATGAGTTCGTGCCGTTTTATCAACGAAATTGAAGTCAGGTTTAGGTTTTTTTCTGCTTAGATAAGCGCAGGTTGCACTGTTTCTAAAAAAAGGTAAGGCGATTAAATaagaggaaaaaatatCGTGCTCGAGGCCTAAGTTTCCCTCACTCCCCGAAAACGCAAGCAAATACTAATCAGTTTTCTCGACCAACCTAGTCAGTCCATAGTTTTATTTTAGATTGAATGTAAGGTTAAGTTTTCCAGGACCAATCTTCAAGAATCTTTGCTAATTAGACAGGTCGAAACTCTTTCAGCTCTGTGTATTCAAGGAGAGTTCACACATTGCGAACTTGCACATGCTGACTCAGATTGCTGCAAGCACAATATTGCGAAGAGCAGATGGTGATAATTCTAGTGGTATCGCAGATTATGATGATTCATATAATTCCACAGCATGGAAATTCGGCAGATGGTTTTTATCCATAGTGTTCGTTTTGGTATTTTTGTCAATTATATTTATGGCTGTTAGAgctaataaaaaaagaattaataGAGGCGAGGCTCCCATTAGAGGTACTAGCTGGCTGACTCCCCCATCATATAGACAGTCAGAAAGACAGTATAGCTCTTCTGCAGGTGAATATGAAGATTATGTGCCCACTTATACAGAACAAgccaatgaaaatgactTGGGATATTACGATGAGCGTGGAGAGTTCCATCTCAATGGAAAATCGGAATATCTACCTCCTCCACCATTAAGTGAGGAAATAGCAGGCTCTGATTCATCTTTGGAAAGACCTGCGCAAGCAAGGGTAAGGGATTCGGAGCCTTATCATGACCCTGAAATGATGAGACCAAGTTATACTGCTCAACTCCGTACAAATACCCCCCACGTAAGTAATTAAGGCACCTCCACTACTAATTTTCGTTTCCAAATTAGGATGATAGATAACGACCCTTTGTTGATGATATATGTTAGCTTTTCGCCATGACGATTTTACTTGATGCTCTAGGTTTAACTATCCATTTGTGTACTACGTTAACTTTGAACATTAGCGATATATATGATAGAAcacatttttatttaaaagaaaaaatcttaATGACTTACTTCGATTGCGAAAGCCATTTTATAGCGTTAATATTTTAAGTGTTGTTTAGCATTATATGTTCTCATTCTCTGTAACATCGGCAAAGTTATCCAGATTTGATGttgacaaaaaaaaacagttCCAAGCACGTCAACTCCAGATCGCACGAAGATTAATCACCGTTTGACATTGTGTTGAAATAAGTAAATGGACCTATATGATGAGCTTCCTGATAGTAATCTTCTATATGACGTAGAATTCTCCTCGTTGTTAGAAGCAGCAAGAGTTTTTCAAGTTACTGTGctagaatttttgaagctTTCTGCTCAGGAATTGGCAAGAACTTTACAAAGATCCGTGGTGGAAGTAtcgaaatttcaaaatctctTACAAAAAGATCTTGATGAGCAATATGGGGTTCTGAACAATGTGAACCAGTTGCGAGAATGTGCAATTCCTCATCCCATTACCACGGGCgatatttcaattgatgaGGCTCTTGGCGGTGGCATTTTCACCAAATGTATAACAGAGGTATTTGGTGAAAGTTCTACTGGAAAATCCCAA includes:
- the RCR2 gene encoding Rcr2p (similar to Saccharomyces cerevisiae RCR1 (YBR005W) and RCR2 (YDR003W); ancestral locus Anc_3.200), whose product is MLTQIAASTILRRADGDNSSGIADYDDSYNSTAWKFGRWFLSIVFVLVFLSIIFMAVRANKKRINRGEAPIRGTSWLTPPSYRQSERQYSSSAGEYEDYVPTYTEQANENDLGYYDERGEFHLNGKSEYLPPPPLSEEIAGSDSSLERPAQARVRDSEPYHDPEMMRPSYTAQLRTNTPHVSN